AAATCGATCTCGCCGTCACGTTGTGGATAGTAGTTGGCCGCGCTGACGACGATCTTTCCGGAGAGGTCATCGACAGGCAAGGTCTCGTACGCGCCGAAGGGAATCGCTTCGAGGACGACATCTCCGAACGAAGCAGCCTCGTTGACTGTTCCGGCCCGTACGTTCGGGCCGAGTTCGGCGACGAGATCCGAAAGTGACTCTGGCCCTCGCGAATTGCTGATCACGATGTTGTGACCCGCGTCGACGAACAGTTGGGCTGCGGTACTTCCGATATTTCCCGAACCGATGATCCCGATCTGCATCTGTGCTCGGTAACTTTGAGGAGCGTCAAGAGTATAATCTGATCGACAGATGACACAGATTCAGAGAGGAAGGTTGCGACTCTCCGGTCGGCACCGAGGTAGTCGGAGAGGTCATCGAGAGACGGAAGTTTCGGAAACCACCCGCTCGGAATTAACCGTCTCTCGTCTCTCGTCCGTGGTATGTCACGGAGCTCAATGAAACGGCCACTGCACGATGAGACTGCGAGGGGGCCAACGCTCCCGTCGCTCGACCCAGGGCTACACCTCGTCGACATCGACGAGCGTGCAGTCGGAGTCGTCCAGTCGCTCGTCATCGACCACGTCCTCACAGATCAGTCCACTGGATCAACAGCAGTCTGGGTCGATAGTAACGGCGTGGCGACGACCAGTAGCCTCTCGCGAGTGGTCCCGAGCATGCGCCTCCTCGAACGGATTCGAGTCGCCCGAGCGTTCACCGCCTACCAGCACCACAGTCTCGTCTCACAACTCCCCGAGGATGTAGACGAGAGCACGCCGCTCGTCGTCGTGCCGGAGTTCGAGTACCAGTACAGGAGCCCGGACATGCGGTTCGGTGTCGCACACGATCTCGTCGAAACGGGGATTCAGACACTCTCGACGCTCGCTCGCGAGCGTGAACTTCCGATACTCGTGACGAGAGAGACGACGGCACCACTCAGCGCTCCGATCGTTGAAGCGGCCGATTCGGTGCTCGGGTGTGAACTCACGCGGTTCGGCCCGCGATTCGTTGGAGAAGAGTTCGAAACACTCGTGTATCCCGTCGATGGCGGCTTCCAGACGACGCTCTCGTACTGGGCGGAGATCCTCTCGGTGCGCTTCCAGGCAGTACAGGAAGGGTCGACACCTCGCTCGCCGTCCGTCCCTGCATCGACGGATTCAGTCCCGATGTCTCCTCCGGAGGTGTCTGTCGATGGGACGCACTAATCCGACCTACCGAGAGACCATCCGTGGGCTCGAAGACCAGTGGCAACCCTTTCGACGGGCGCTCCGCTGTCGTGATCAGTCTCACTTCGACCGACTGTTCGAACACGCCCGAGCCCACGCTGATGCTGGTGGTCTCCTCAATCATCAGTTCGCTGAACTTCCGTTGCTGCTCTCGATACTCGTCGAACAAGAACGTCGACTCAGCACGCTCGAACAGGCGATCGATAGCACGCAGCGAGAGGCCGAGGAGACCGACTGATCGAACAGCACCTCTCACGCCGAGCGACTGGACGCGTGACAGAAACTAGATCTACAGCGAGACAAGCCGAGTGCTTCGGGGGGTGACCCCGAGGCAGTTCACCAGTACACCGATGCCATTCAAATTCGAGTTCGACGAGGACGGGACGGTCACGATGTGGAACACAGCAGCAGCCGGGGCCGGGTACGTTCAGGAGACGGACTACCAGCCGACGATGTACGTCACAACCGACGAGCAAAACCTCGATGGGCCTGCCGACCAGCTCCGAGACCTTCCATTAGTCGACACGGTCTCGGTCGCAGACAAGCGTCCGAGTTGGCGTCACGACGTCGAACGCGTGCTCAAACTCACGATCGCTGGCCCGCCCCGAGCAACGCAGACACTGGCACGTCAGATCCACACGTGGGAGACACCCGGGACGTACCGGTGTTTCAACGTCGATTTCTCTCCGCAGTTCCGCTACTGTCTCGAGACAGAGACAGATCCAACCCCACAGACGGAGCTATCGACACTGTCGCTCGGTGTGGACGAACTCGACGTGGCGAATCCGCCGGTCGAGACAGTTCGCGTCGATGGCGACCCACTCTCTGGACCACCGCCAGACCTTCTCGATCGTGTTGCAGCAGCCGTCGAAGAGCGTGACCCAGACGTCTTGATCGTCGACACGGCTGAACTCGTCCGCGTTCTCTTCGAGATGGCTGACGAGAGAGGAGACGCGTCGTTCAAACTTGGCCGGGAACCCGGATGTGAACAACTTGCCGAGAAATCGACGTACGCGAGTTATGGCCGTGTTGGCCACTCACCCGCTCGGTACGACGTTCCCGGCCGAGTCATCGTGAACCGCGCGAACACGTTCTTTTTCCACGAGACCAATCTGGAGGGCTGTCTCGATCTCGTTGCTCGGTCACAGAAGCCACTGCAGGAACTCGCGTGGGCGTCGATCGGCAACGTCCTTACCGCGATCCAGATCCGCAAAGCCCGGTCGAGAGACGTGCTCGTGCAGTGGAAGCCGTGGCGTCCAGAGCGATTCAAAACGATGCGCCAACTCCACGACGCCGACCGTGGCGGGGTCACGTTCGCACCCGACGTCGGACTCCACGAAGACGTCCACGAACTCGACTTCTCGTCGCTCTATCCCAATATCATCATCACGCGGAACATCAGCCCCGAGACGGTCCGATGTGACTGTCACGACCGCGAAGACGTGCCCGGACTCGGCTATAGCATCTGCGATGAGCCAGGCTACCTCCCGGATGTGCTCGAACCACTCGTGTCAGATCGAGACGAGCTCAAAGACGCGCTGACGGACGCGACCGATCCTGATGAACGAAGTCGTCTCAGCGGGCAGTCGGACGCCCTCAAGTGGATCCTCGTCTCGTGCTTCGGCTACCAGGGGTTCTCGAACGCGAAGTTCGGCCGGATCGAATGTCACGAGGCGATCAACGCGTTCGCTCGTGAGATCCTCCTCGACGCGAAGGAGGTCCTCGAAGCGAACGGCTGGGAGATCATCCATGGAATCGTCGACAGCCTCTGGGTGACGCCGATGGATGGTCATGTACAGACGCCACTCGAAGCACTCTGTGCAGAGCTTACGGAAACGACGGGGATCCGTCTGGAGTACGAGGACGCCTACGACTGGATCGCGTTCTGTCCACTGCGCGATAGCGAGGCTGGCGCGCTCACGAAGTACTTCGGACGCGTCAGCGGCCGAGGCGAGTACAAGTATCGGGGCATCGAGTGCCGACAGCGAAGTACGCCACCGTTCGTCGCCGCAGCGCAGCGTGACCTGATCGAGACGTTCGACGAACACCGGACCGCAGAGGCAGTCCGTAACCGACTCCAGTACTGGCGCGGACGGCTTCGTCGTGGCGACGTCGATGTATCGGAACTCGTCATCGACAATCGCGTCTCGAAGACGCTGGACGGGTACACGCAGTCGACCCGAAACGTCGCGGCGCTCGAACGCGCCGCGACACTCGGGCTCGATACGTCGGCAGGGGAGACACTGTCGTACGTGGTCGCGAACGACGACTACGAGACGGCGTCACGGGTGCGCCTCGCCACGGAGGCAAGTGAACGATACGATACCGAGTTCTACGACGACCTCCTCGTCCGGGCGGCGACGAGCGTGCTCGCACCGCTCGGATGGCGAGAGCGGCGACTTCGCGAATATCTCTCCGAGACGACGAACACGACGTTGCAGTCGTTCACCGACCGTTCGTGACCCGAGGGAGAACACAACTTGGGAATCACTGGCGTGCTGCCGCCAGATGAGCTGCTATCGCAAACAAGAGTTTGTCGCCCCCAGGAAGGGTGCAGGCGCAACAATGCCTGCGTGATAGTAATGGAAAGAGACACATCAGAGTCATCACGAGAGGTTTCCCAAGATCAGCTGAATCGAGCGATGACCGATCTCGAACGGTGGCTGAGCACCCATGCGGAAAGAGGCGTGCCTGACTGCGCCCTCGTCGCGCTTCTCCAGACGTACGCCTCCGGGGTGGAAACACTCGGATACGTCCCGCGTAAATGGCCGGATATTCATGTGACGTTCGAGTCAGCGGAGACCGACCAACGGCAGTGACCAGTCCTCTACACTGACTCGGCAGCGGTTGCCGATCGTGTTGGCAACGAAGGCGTGTTTATTTGCCCCAGAGGGGCGGGGGCGGGGGCATACGGACTTGCGATGCACCGAGTGTAGCGCAGTCGACCCCGATCCTCCGGAGAGAGACCCAATGCCAACAGAGACGAACGATCGACACCCGCTCGCTCGACTCGAGTTTTCGAGTCGCGTGCGGAAACGCGCACAGTACGAAGCGTTCGAGTTCAGCCTCATCCCAGGTGGAGTCCGTGTCCGGAACGGCAGCTACGCCGACCCAGAGAACCACGAGTACGACGTGGCCATCCGTGACGGCGTTCCGGTCGCGTGCAGTTGTCCAGCTGACACCCATTTCGACAGTGCTTGTAAACATCGCGTCGCCGTCGCGATGCGACGTGCGGTTCTCGATGCGGCCACTCGGATGCAGGCAGTCACCAGTATCCGTTGCTCTGCGACCCAGTCAGAGTCCCCTTGACCGGGATCGCAGCAAAACGGGGTGTGCTCGTCCCTCGGGACGAATCCAGCGTGAGATGGACAGGTCATGAGCGCCACTCGGAGCAAATGACTGCGCTAGTTCGCTCATATCATATCAGGACTCGTCTGTCAACTCTGCACAGGTCAATACGACTCTCGAAGCACGACCGTGCCGGTAGCCGTCGAGACAATGACGGTGTCACCACCGTTGTTCCAGAGTGCGCCGTCTGCGTCCCAGAACAACTCTGTCTGAGTGTTCGTGCCACTTCCAGTGGAGAGCGTCAATTGCTCACCGGGAGCGAGCGTCATTCCCTCGGGAATCATGTACGTGTGCCCGGCTTCGTCGGCAACGGTCCACCCCGAGAGATCGAGCGTCTCGGTACCCGTATTCTCGAACACGAGGTACTCGTCGTTGAGGTTCTCGTTGTCGTTCCCGGCGGCGTCCGCGTGGATGCGGACGAGTTCGAGCGGCACGGACTGTCCACTATCGGCGAGGGCCTCGGTCGCGGTCACCTGCGACGCGCCGGCGAATCCCCAGGCTCCCGTTCCCTCGTCTCTAGCTCGACGTTCGGCCGCAGCGAACTCGTCTCGTCGTGAAAAGTCCGTGTCGTAGAGGCGGGCGTAGCCACGTTCGATGAGACGCTGGTTGAACGAGCGGTCGTCACTGGAACTGGAGAGTGAGAGATACACCAGGAGGCGACCATAGCTCCCGCGGCGGTCAGCCTGTGGGTCGGTTCGGATCTGAACCGTTTCCCCCTCGAGTTCGGTCGTTGCGAACCGACTCGCGTTCTCTCCCCAGTTCCGGAGCCACGCTGCTCCCGCATCGGTGTCGGGGATTCCCTCCCACTCGCTCGGGGCTGTCTCGGTGTGTACCTCGGGCGTGTCGACACCCAGTAGTCGAACGGTCTCCTCTTGTCCGTCCGAGAAGCGGACGTCCATCGTGTCGCCGTCGGTGACGTGAGTGATGGTCACCGTCACACCACGAGCGAGTGACTGCTCTCCGGCATCAGTGGTCGGAGATTCAGTGGGGGAGACACCGGCCGTACAGCCAGCGAGTACGAGGAGTATCGAAACGACGAGCACACGAGAGACGGAACTGCACACGGTATCGCCTGTCCCCGACGGGACTAAGCCGTAATGGTCACCCAATGGTGAGAGGAGGGATATCGCGATGAAAAAGAAAGCCGAATCCGGATTGAGGCCGTTTGACCTCTGTCTTGAGGGCCAGGGAGGAGAGGTATATGTTCGTTGCCGTTGATGTTCGTGCCACTCTCCTGGGCTGTTCGAATGTTTAGAGAAATTATCACACAATCGCAGTCGGTCTGTGCCGTGTCAGGTATCCCATCGTGTCAACTGGTTGTATGCAGCCTCACCATGGCTGACACGGAGAACGGAAGATCGAAAAAGAGTGTACGTGGGGAAATTCCTGCAAATGAGACGGCAGTCCGGTGCCGCAGACCGAGGATTCCCTCTGTCAGTAGATCGGTATTCGATGGGATCTCTTCTGTATCTCGAACATCACTACTGACTGTTGCCGAGGAGTTCGTGTGAGTCGCACTGAATAGAGGGCGCGTCTGCGGCACATTCAAATCCACGAACTCGCGTGGTAGCACACCGACTATAGAGACAGGGTCTTAGAGATACAGTCGCTTCACTTCGGGCTCCTCACCGCCGGTAGAAATCAGTTCCACACTCGGTTGGAGGGCGGAACGTGACTTACCGACTCGTGCCGTTGCGCCTCCCGACAATCCTCGAAGCGCTCCACGTAGCTCCTCAGTCCGCGTATGGACGTGACCCGTTACGACCAAGTCTACCGGTATGTTTGCCTGCTCGCGGACTTCGCGGAGCGAGCAATCCGGACTCTTACTCTCGCTGAATGGCGAGAGGGACTGGTGTACGAAGAGCATCGTGCTCATGCTGTCAGGTGCACGTTCAAGGTCGGGGACGAAATCTGCCCAGTTTGACTGGTAGTCGATTCCATAAACCGCGACGGCATCGTTAATGCTGTCATACCGGGGGCCGAGATGTTCCGCTAAATTGTCGTCGACGAATCGGTTCATAACCCGCCGACCAGCCTGGCGCTCATGATTACCATAAATGAAGTAAAACGGGATCCCGCTCTCGGCAAGCGCAACGAGACCCTCCCGACAGAGTGCGATTTCCTCTGGACTGATCCCATCCCCCGGATTGTGGAAGAGATCGCCCCCGTGAATGACTGCGTCGACATCCATGCTGATCGCAGCTTCAATTGCACGGTCGAACCCGTTTTCGGGAGAAATCGGCCAAGACGAGCCGCCATAGCTGTGTGATGTCTTTCCGAGATGGCTATCAGTTGCATAAAGAATGTCGGCCCGTCGTCTGTTTCGTTTGGGACCGAGGTACTCGACAACAAGCGATGACGTGCCGTGTGGGACAGTTCCAGATGGCCAGACGTTGGCCGTGACTCCACCGAGACGATACCAACAGCCCTCCTTCCACTCGCAGTTCGTCCCCTGTTCTGAACTCGTCCACACGATAAACTGGAACCGAGTCCCCTCGACATCCTCAAGGCTCAGTTCGTACGCGCGGTTCTCTCTCTGGGCCTTCGAACGATTGCGAACCCGAACGACCATCTCGTAATGACCGTCTTCCCCGAGTTCCCGATAGGTTACAGCCATGGCTGCTCAGATATGACCAGCACAAAAAACGTCGGGAGCTAAAAATCAGTTGTGAGATTATACGGGAAGTTCAATCCGGGTCAAATACTGTACCGGACTCATCCTCTGTCTGCAGCACGGCACACCGACCAATATCGAGTAGGTTCAACGAAGTCAGTCAGTACTGTTCCCACAGCGTTTCGATGCGCTCTTCGATGATATCGAGGACGAGGCGGCTCATCTCGCGATGGTCAGTAGGCCACTGAGCGTTCTCTGCGTCGGTACGGCTGGCGGCCGGCGGCGGGTGGAAGTGATCTCTCGAGTTATGTGCGTTCGGATGCCGATCCCATCGATATTTCCACGTGCTGTCCAGGCGCTCTTCCTGATAGTGGAAATTAAAATCATCGTTGCGATACCAACGAATCTCAAAACGAGCGGACACCTCACTCGGATAGTACTCACTGGACAGCTCGACGCGGAGGTGTAGGTTCCCCTCGTTGTGCATTTCTGCCGACTCGAACGTTCGACTCCCGGCGAATCGAGAACGCATCCGTTCCAGCACTGACCGGTCTATCGGCGCAGGGCTCGCGCCATCGTCTACCGGCACCATCCTCAGCTGTGTGACGAGGCCGTGGAGCCAGCGACTTTTCGCCTGGCGCGCTCGTGAAGACCACGCTCCTCGATGGCGGTAGCCCAATCCCCAAGTTCGACGTAGACATCGTCAATCTGTTCTGCGTCGAACTCGAGGACATCGACTTCGGCGGGCGAGTCCGCACCGTATTCATCGCGGTACGCTTCGATCTGGTCGGTCAGCTCCGATACCCGGGTCTGTAACTCGTCGATGGTGTTCTCTCGCGCCAACTCGTTTACGCGTCGCCACTCGAAGTAGTCGTCGTTGCGCTCGTACCTGACCGGCCGCCCCTCGTGCCTGATGACGATACCGAGACCAGCATAGAACGAAAGATGCGTCCGTGCCGATTCAGTCGAGCAGTTCGCCCGCTCAGCTATTTCGGCAGCCGTCATCGGGTCTCGGGCGTGTAACACCGCACCGTACACGCGCTGCTTGGTGTCCTCGCCCTCGAACGGTCTCTCGAACGAGGGCGGGCCGTCACGGAGGCGATCGTCCGTCATATCCCCACCAACGTGACTAGCATATATATTCCTTCCTTCAGATGAAATATATTGCTTGAGCCGGTCGTCTTGTTCTGTGAATCCGTTATTTCGTCCCTCTCCCGTTGTATCTGATCTCGGTATCTCGCGTCAGTGACCCGTTACCACCATTCGATCCGGAGTGTCGAGTAGCCCTGTCGACGCAGCCCGAGTTTATTCGCCCCTGAGAGGGTGCGGGGCGCAAGGAAATGCGTCGCGCGGGATACCGATGTCGCTAACAGACACCTACGACACTGGCTTCGATGAAGAGACCGGCAAAACCATCTCAGCAGAGGAGTGCCCGGAGTGCTCTGGTCAACTGGAAACAGCGGGCGGTGAAGTCGCCTGTCTCGACTGCGGTCTCATCGTCACCGAATACTGGATCGATCACGCGGCGACGCCACGATCGTTTCCCGAAGACGAGAGCCAGACCGAGCAGACGGGCGCACCGTTGACCATGACGCGGCACGACCGAGGGCTTTCAACCGAAATCGGGTTCGGCCGTGACGCACACGGGAACGCACTCTCAGGCCGAACGCGCCGGAAGTTCGGCCGGTTGCGTCGCCATCAGAACCGCGCACGGTGGTCCTCGAAGCGGGAGCGGAACCTCGCGTTCGCCTGTGGGGAGATCGCGCGAATCACGAGCGCGCTCGATCTCGGCTGGGACGTTCGAGAACAGGCGAGCGCGCTCTACCGGGAGGCGATGGCCGAACACCTCGTCGTCGGGCGGTCGATCGAAGGCATGGCCGCGGCGTGTGTGTACGCAGTTTGTCGGTGTGCTGGACAGGGTCGAACTCGCGAGGAAGTCGTCTCGGTCGCGAACGTCGACAAATCGGGCGTGTCAACCGCCTACCGAGCGGTCAACACCGAACTCGGGCTCGAGACCGCGATCATCCGGCCGCGAACACTCCTCCCGCGTCTCATGTCGGAACTCGACGTTACCCTGTCGCCGAACGCTCGTTGCCGGGCCCAAGAGTTAGCCAAGCACGCAGCGGAGACAGGCATTGCGAACGGTCGGCGACCGTCAGGCGTCGCAGCCGCATGTGTGTATCTGGCGGCGACTGAATCGGGATGTTCGGTGACTCAACAGGAAGTCGCGGCGGTCGCCGAGACGACGCCGACGACGATCCGAGCACGGTGTGAGGAGCTTCGAGCGGGCGCTGTGTGACGGTGGTCTGACCTACGACAGGGCCGTCTGGACTCCATTCTCAGCGTCGTGTCCCACATGGTGGTCGAATCGACAGTCGCTCAGCGAATTTTATTGCCCCCTGGGGGGTGCGGGGCGCGCAGAAGCGTGCCTCGCAGAGTAGCCATGACACGAAATAAAACCACGACCGTGTTCGCGGGTGTCGACGGCCGCGCGGACGCACGGCTTCCAGACTGGTTCGCCGAACAGAGCGAAGTGACCGACGCAGATGCCGTCTCGTTTGCCGAAGTGATCAGAGCGCTGCCACGCGCAGTCGAGACACGAGTCGCATACTACAACCCGTACGACGAGTCGTGGGTCGAGACGCCGCGATTCAACGCACTCGTCGAGCCGTCGCGGGTAGCGAGGAACGCACAAAACGAAGAGCAAATCCAACCTGATGGTGGGGAACTCTCAGCGTCGGTGGGGGAAGGTACACGGGGAGCGGTCGACGGTGACGGGGCGCTGTTCCACATCCCGACGCAGTCGTATTCGGTGATCAACCCCACAGATGTCTACGAGCCGTTCGAGCGCGTTCTGCGTGAGACGACGGTCGACGATCGGTCACTCGGAGAGGTCGTGTTCGGCGAGATCCGGCAGTACCGCGGTGGTGGCGAGGTACACATGGACGTCATGTTCGACGGTCTCTCGGTCGACCTCCCGGATCGGCGTGACCCCATCACGATGGGACTCACCTCGGGCTACGACTACTTCGGGGGACATGCGGTCTACGTAGAAGGGTTGCGTAACTGCTACGAAAAACGGGCGTGATTGGTAGTGTTCGGTATCAAACCCACTCCAAATCTTTATATGTATATCTAATATATATGTTGGTAATGGCTGAGTTCACGTTCGAGGGACAGGAAGTAATCACGAAAGAAGTCACCAAAACCGGGACGGGAGCGCACGTCTTCGTCCCGAAAGACTGGCTTGGAGAAGAAGTCGCAATTATCCGCCTCGACACAGACTAACCCACCAAGAATGGCGTCCACACACCTCTCACTCTCGATTCGACTCCCCTTCGAGGAGCAAGAGCGCCACGCTCGATTAGACACCCTCACGACTCACGTAGCAAATACGCTCATCGAGCAATACTGGACGCCCGAACACCTCGAAGGGATTGACGACTACTCATACCAAGCGTGGAAATACTTTGACGAAGACGAAGCGTTCGCAAACGTTGGCCTGTACCTCCCAAGCCGGTACAAACGATGCGTGATGCAGAAAGTCGGAGAAACACTCCGCAGTCACGCCGACAAACGCAAAGCCTTCCAGTCCATCCAGTCCGTTCTTCCCGACCTCAAGATTCGCCGTATCTACTCCCGACGAATCAAAGAACAGCTCTGGGATTCTGCGACGTATCTCAAATCGGGGTACGTTGACTTGCTCATCGGACAACTCAACTCGTACTACGACCGTCACGGACGG
This Salinigranum marinum DNA region includes the following protein-coding sequences:
- a CDS encoding type B DNA-directed DNA polymerase yields the protein MPFKFEFDEDGTVTMWNTAAAGAGYVQETDYQPTMYVTTDEQNLDGPADQLRDLPLVDTVSVADKRPSWRHDVERVLKLTIAGPPRATQTLARQIHTWETPGTYRCFNVDFSPQFRYCLETETDPTPQTELSTLSLGVDELDVANPPVETVRVDGDPLSGPPPDLLDRVAAAVEERDPDVLIVDTAELVRVLFEMADERGDASFKLGREPGCEQLAEKSTYASYGRVGHSPARYDVPGRVIVNRANTFFFHETNLEGCLDLVARSQKPLQELAWASIGNVLTAIQIRKARSRDVLVQWKPWRPERFKTMRQLHDADRGGVTFAPDVGLHEDVHELDFSSLYPNIIITRNISPETVRCDCHDREDVPGLGYSICDEPGYLPDVLEPLVSDRDELKDALTDATDPDERSRLSGQSDALKWILVSCFGYQGFSNAKFGRIECHEAINAFAREILLDAKEVLEANGWEIIHGIVDSLWVTPMDGHVQTPLEALCAELTETTGIRLEYEDAYDWIAFCPLRDSEAGALTKYFGRVSGRGEYKYRGIECRQRSTPPFVAAAQRDLIETFDEHRTAEAVRNRLQYWRGRLRRGDVDVSELVIDNRVSKTLDGYTQSTRNVAALERAATLGLDTSAGETLSYVVANDDYETASRVRLATEASERYDTEFYDDLLVRAATSVLAPLGWRERRLREYLSETTNTTLQSFTDRS
- a CDS encoding SWIM zinc finger family protein, which encodes MPTETNDRHPLARLEFSSRVRKRAQYEAFEFSLIPGGVRVRNGSYADPENHEYDVAIRDGVPVACSCPADTHFDSACKHRVAVAMRRAVLDAATRMQAVTSIRCSATQSESP
- a CDS encoding lamin tail domain-containing protein, with amino-acid sequence MTITHVTDGDTMDVRFSDGQEETVRLLGVDTPEVHTETAPSEWEGIPDTDAGAAWLRNWGENASRFATTELEGETVQIRTDPQADRRGSYGRLLVYLSLSSSSDDRSFNQRLIERGYARLYDTDFSRRDEFAAAERRARDEGTGAWGFAGASQVTATEALADSGQSVPLELVRIHADAAGNDNENLNDEYLVFENTGTETLDLSGWTVADEAGHTYMIPEGMTLAPGEQLTLSTGSGTNTQTELFWDADGALWNNGGDTVIVSTATGTVVLRESY
- a CDS encoding metallophosphoesterase: MAVTYRELGEDGHYEMVVRVRNRSKAQRENRAYELSLEDVEGTRFQFIVWTSSEQGTNCEWKEGCWYRLGGVTANVWPSGTVPHGTSSLVVEYLGPKRNRRRADILYATDSHLGKTSHSYGGSSWPISPENGFDRAIEAAISMDVDAVIHGGDLFHNPGDGISPEEIALCREGLVALAESGIPFYFIYGNHERQAGRRVMNRFVDDNLAEHLGPRYDSINDAVAVYGIDYQSNWADFVPDLERAPDSMSTMLFVHQSLSPFSESKSPDCSLREVREQANIPVDLVVTGHVHTRTEELRGALRGLSGGATARVGKSRSALQPSVELISTGGEEPEVKRLYL
- a CDS encoding DUF7342 family protein, translating into MTDDRLRDGPPSFERPFEGEDTKQRVYGAVLHARDPMTAAEIAERANCSTESARTHLSFYAGLGIVIRHEGRPVRYERNDDYFEWRRVNELARENTIDELQTRVSELTDQIEAYRDEYGADSPAEVDVLEFDAEQIDDVYVELGDWATAIEERGLHERARRKVAGSTASSHS
- a CDS encoding transcription initiation factor IIB family protein — its product is MSLTDTYDTGFDEETGKTISAEECPECSGQLETAGGEVACLDCGLIVTEYWIDHAATPRSFPEDESQTEQTGAPLTMTRHDRGLSTEIGFGRDAHGNALSGRTRRKFGRLRRHQNRARWSSKRERNLAFACGEIARITSALDLGWDVREQASALYREAMAEHLVVGRSIEGMAAACVYAVCRCAGQGRTREEVVSVANVDKSGVSTAYRAVNTELGLETAIIRPRTLLPRLMSELDVTLSPNARCRAQELAKHAAETGIANGRRPSGVAAACVYLAATESGCSVTQQEVAAVAETTPTTIRARCEELRAGAV
- a CDS encoding DUF2080 family transposase-associated protein; protein product: MAEFTFEGQEVITKEVTKTGTGAHVFVPKDWLGEEVAIIRLDTD